GGAGGTGAGCGCGTCGCCGTTGCTGAACTCCAGTCCGTCCTTCAGCGTGCACGTGTAGACCTGGGTCCGCGTGTCCGTGAAGGAGCATTCCCGGGCCGCGTCCGGCTCGGGTTCCGTGCCGCCCTTGGGGAAGCTCAGCAGCGACTGGAAGACGTTGTTGAACAACAGCCAGGAGCCCGGGTCGTAGCCGGAGGCGGGGTCCGTGGCCAGAACGTCGTCGGACATCCCCAGGACCACGGAGGAGGCGTCACCCCCGGAGCCGCCGCTCTGGGTGCCGCAGCCGGTCAACAGGCCGGAGGCCAGTCCCGCCACGATCGGCAGGACTGGCCACTGGTTACGCATGTTCACAAAATGCCTTGTCGTCGGTTCTCTGCACACCGGGGCCGCCGTCCCGGGCCCCGGAAGGGGGGGTGCGTCAGTTGCTCACACCGCGACCGAGCTCCCACAGCTGAAGGGTCGCGGAGGAGTTCAGCACGTAGGCCGTGCCGGTGACGTCGTTGTTCGCGGCCACGTACTGCTTGCCCTGCCACAGCGGCAGGACCGGAACGTCCCTGGCGACGATGTCCTGGATCTCCGTCAGGCTCTTCGCGGCGCTGAGGCGGTCGGCCTCGCGGCGGGAGGCCGGGATCAGGTTGTCGATGATGTCCGTGTTGGAGTACGGGGACTTGAGGAAGTTGTCCTTGTCCAGGAACGGGGCGACGAAGTTGTCGGCGTCGGGGAAGTCGGGGAACCAGCCCATGCCGTAGACGGCGTACTCGCCCTTGCGCTCGGCCGGGACGAACGTGTCCCAGGGGGAGCCCTTGATGGTGACGTCGAACAGGCCGCTGTCGTTGAGCTGCTTCTGAAGCACCTCGAACTCCTGCTTGGTGGCCGGGCCGTAGTGGTCGGTCGTGTAGTTCAGCGTCAGCTTCACCGGGGCGGTGACGTCCGCGTCGGCCAGGAGGGACTTGGCCTTCGCGACGCTCGGGTCGCCGTAGGTGTTGAAGAACGAGTTGGAGTGGCCCGTGAGGGTGGCCGGGACCAGCGAGTAGAGGGGCTCGGCCTGGGAGCCGTACACCTCGGAGACGAGCGCGCTGCGGTTGACGACCTGGGCCATCGCCTGACGCACGGCCTTGGCCTTGACCGCCGGGTCGGTGGTGTCGAAGGCCAGGTAGCGGATCTCGAGGCCGTTCAGCTCGACGAGGTCGATGTCCCCGGTCGCGGCGGCGTCGGAGAGCTTCTGGATCTGCTCCGGCGACATGGTGCGGGTCATCAGGTCGATGTCGCCCTTTTCGAGGGCGGTGCCCATGGCGTCGGCGTCCTCGTAGGAGACCATGTCGACCTGGTCGTTGTTCACGTCCAGCGTCCCCTTGTAATTGGGGTTCTTGGTGAACACGGCCTTGGTCATCTCGTCGCCGTCGGTCTCGGCCTTGAGGGTGTAGGGGCCGGAGCCGTCGACCGAGAAGCCGTCGCGCAGCTTGTCCTTCTCGTAGTCGTCGGGGTTGACGATGCCGGCGACCGGAGTCGACAACTTGAAGGGGAAAGTGGCGTCGGCGGTCTTGAGATGGAAGATGACTTCGTTGTCACCCTGCGTCTCGATGGTGTCGATCGTGGACAGCAGGGCGAACACGCCGGAGTCGGCCTTGATGGTGCGGGCGCGCTCGATGGAGAACTTGACGTCCTCGGCGGTGACCGCGTCGCCGTCCGCGAACTTGAGGCCGCTGCGCAGCTTGCACGCGTAGCGCTCGTTGCCGGTGTCGGTGAAGCCGCAGCTCTGGGCCGCCTCCGGGACGGGTTCGCCCTCGCCCTTGGGCTGGATCATCAGGGTCTGCACGGTCTGGCGCAGGATGTTCCAGGTGCCGACGTCATAGGAGTACGCCGGGTCGAACGGCGCCGGGGCGTCCTTGGTGACGGTGAACCGGTCGGTGGTGCCCATGACGATGGCGTCCCCACTGCCGCTACCGCCGTCGGACCCGCCGCAGGCGGCGAGTACGGGCGCGAGCAGACTGACCACGGCCGGCAGCACCAAAGTCTTGCGGTTCATGCTCGAGTTTCTCCAGAGCTGTCGAGTCCGTGTACCCGGCATGCAGGGGTGTCGCGGCGGATCACGGGGTTAGGGCGAGGTTCTCGCGATGAGATTAGTCCGCACCAGCACGACGGTTCGCGGTCACCGGAGTTGAAACTCCATCACGCTGTGAAACCGGCTGCGAACGCACTGAACAACCGTCAGCGGAAGGATTCGTACAGCCGCCCATCAATCGGGACACAAGGACGCGCCGAAGCCCTCTCCATCAGGCCGTAATGCACACGGAGAGTCAGCTGTCGACCCCCGGACGGGTGGGGAACGTCACACGCCGTACGGGGT
The sequence above is a segment of the Streptomyces asoensis genome. Coding sequences within it:
- a CDS encoding ABC transporter substrate-binding protein, encoding MNRKTLVLPAVVSLLAPVLAACGGSDGGSGSGDAIVMGTTDRFTVTKDAPAPFDPAYSYDVGTWNILRQTVQTLMIQPKGEGEPVPEAAQSCGFTDTGNERYACKLRSGLKFADGDAVTAEDVKFSIERARTIKADSGVFALLSTIDTIETQGDNEVIFHLKTADATFPFKLSTPVAGIVNPDDYEKDKLRDGFSVDGSGPYTLKAETDGDEMTKAVFTKNPNYKGTLDVNNDQVDMVSYEDADAMGTALEKGDIDLMTRTMSPEQIQKLSDAAATGDIDLVELNGLEIRYLAFDTTDPAVKAKAVRQAMAQVVNRSALVSEVYGSQAEPLYSLVPATLTGHSNSFFNTYGDPSVAKAKSLLADADVTAPVKLTLNYTTDHYGPATKQEFEVLQKQLNDSGLFDVTIKGSPWDTFVPAERKGEYAVYGMGWFPDFPDADNFVAPFLDKDNFLKSPYSNTDIIDNLIPASRREADRLSAAKSLTEIQDIVARDVPVLPLWQGKQYVAANNDVTGTAYVLNSSATLQLWELGRGVSN